In one window of Desulforhabdus amnigena DNA:
- a CDS encoding DUF6600 domain-containing protein: MSRLNRIFLLAFLLFFAMATVNIFLMPPRVRAEDNQDSEAPLLVGRISHVEGQLLRYVPEEKDWVATVKDAPFGINDTLYSDEAGKAEFILPNNTWIRIDGDTQIQSIAIENDLTEMDVASGIARFYNKGSDVELKVTTPFGYVSAPGNTCFDLYVGDNSVEVVSLTGTVYFIHNKDDARYEVIEGSSSLLADNEQITAGERPAAGEWDAWNRSRDALWAKRLEVKGDSVKYLPPQLRDDAYELERHGKWERVYYDGAYRPMWRPYVRADWEPFTVGRWTVWYGDNTWIPYEPFGYVTHHYGNWVHVGPRWYWAPPVVRARVHVAAPLLHIGFGWYPGRVGWIYSGTRIGWVPLAYNEIYYGHRPWGRRTVVINEYNINRIHIYPNKYRYYNRAIIVDRHNFYRVNDYRRVRIRNINKTTIIRNYRGAPVVNRTVFRDYDRAKERYRFNNVVVNRKPHLSTFERIQRNQLVAEKRGRIRGAEVRREIQNKRRGTVVEGARVASPKVKRRIVPVRQVNQPESQVKFKERDLRKIQQQNRRTGEADRLKSEPVRKKGGQPSIQERRERRKSLTPEQIQKQEEMRQRREEKRVRQERSQQGQIRQNQNRSSIQERRERKKSLTPEQIQKREEMRQRREEKRVRQERSQQGQIRQNQDRSSIQERRERRKSLTPEQIQKREEMRQRREEKSKLRKLQEQEGRQQQGPY; encoded by the coding sequence ATGAGTAGACTGAACAGGATATTTTTGTTGGCATTTCTGCTCTTTTTTGCCATGGCGACAGTGAACATTTTTCTCATGCCGCCTCGAGTCCGGGCTGAAGATAATCAGGATTCTGAGGCCCCCCTCCTTGTAGGGCGCATTTCTCATGTTGAAGGACAACTGCTGCGCTATGTCCCTGAAGAGAAAGACTGGGTGGCAACAGTGAAAGACGCTCCCTTTGGGATCAACGACACTCTCTATTCCGATGAGGCAGGCAAGGCGGAATTCATCCTGCCGAACAATACCTGGATAAGGATTGACGGAGACACACAAATCCAGAGCATCGCCATAGAAAATGACCTGACCGAAATGGACGTCGCATCAGGAATTGCACGTTTCTACAATAAGGGTTCGGACGTAGAATTGAAGGTCACGACCCCCTTCGGGTATGTATCAGCACCCGGCAATACCTGTTTCGACCTGTACGTTGGCGATAACTCGGTGGAAGTCGTCTCTTTGACCGGAACGGTGTATTTCATTCACAACAAAGACGATGCGCGATATGAAGTGATCGAAGGATCTTCCTCCCTCCTTGCCGACAATGAACAGATAACTGCCGGAGAGAGACCCGCAGCGGGCGAATGGGATGCCTGGAACAGAAGTCGGGATGCGCTGTGGGCCAAAAGGCTGGAAGTGAAGGGGGATTCCGTCAAATACCTTCCTCCACAACTTCGCGATGACGCCTATGAGTTGGAAAGGCATGGAAAGTGGGAACGGGTTTATTACGATGGCGCCTACCGGCCCATGTGGCGACCTTATGTGAGGGCGGATTGGGAACCGTTCACTGTGGGCAGATGGACTGTATGGTATGGAGATAACACGTGGATTCCCTATGAGCCCTTTGGATACGTCACCCACCATTATGGCAACTGGGTGCATGTCGGACCCCGCTGGTATTGGGCTCCCCCCGTTGTGAGGGCAAGAGTCCACGTAGCCGCTCCACTTCTGCATATCGGCTTCGGCTGGTATCCCGGCAGAGTGGGGTGGATATATTCGGGAACCCGCATTGGATGGGTGCCTCTGGCCTATAACGAAATCTACTATGGCCATCGGCCTTGGGGAAGGCGCACCGTCGTAATCAACGAATACAATATAAACAGAATCCATATTTACCCCAATAAATATCGCTACTACAACCGTGCGATCATCGTTGATCGACACAACTTCTACCGTGTGAACGATTACCGAAGGGTGCGCATCAGAAATATCAACAAAACAACCATAATAAGAAATTATCGTGGCGCCCCTGTCGTCAACAGAACGGTCTTCAGAGATTATGACAGAGCGAAAGAAAGGTACAGATTCAATAATGTCGTTGTAAATCGCAAACCTCACCTTTCGACATTTGAAAGAATTCAGAGGAATCAACTTGTTGCAGAAAAGAGAGGACGGATACGGGGTGCCGAAGTACGCCGGGAAATCCAAAACAAGCGCCGGGGAACCGTGGTTGAAGGGGCGCGCGTCGCTTCCCCCAAAGTCAAAAGAAGAATAGTTCCCGTACGGCAGGTAAACCAGCCTGAATCTCAAGTAAAATTTAAAGAGAGGGACCTCAGGAAGATACAGCAACAGAATAGAAGAACAGGAGAGGCCGATCGTCTCAAAAGCGAGCCGGTTCGCAAAAAAGGGGGGCAACCTTCCATCCAGGAAAGAAGGGAACGCAGAAAATCCTTGACTCCCGAGCAAATCCAGAAACAAGAGGAAATGAGACAGCGGAGGGAGGAAAAAAGAGTCAGACAGGAGAGAAGCCAGCAGGGGCAAATTCGCCAAAATCAGAACAGGTCTTCCATCCAGGAAAGAAGGGAACGCAAAAAATCCTTGACTCCCGAGCAAATCCAGAAACGAGAGGAAATGAGGCAGCGGAGGGAGGAAAAAAGAGTCAGACAGGAGAGAAGCCAGCAGGGGCAAATTCGCCAAAATCAGGACAGATCTTCCATCCAGGAAAGAAGGGAACGCAGAAAATCCTTGACTCCCGAGCAAATCCAGAAACGAGAGGAAATGAGGCAGCGGAGGGAGGAAAAAAGCAAGCTTCGAAAACTACAGGAACAGGAAGGGCGACAGCAGCAAGGACCTTATTGA